A window of Persicobacter psychrovividus contains these coding sequences:
- the bglX gene encoding beta-glucosidase BglX has protein sequence MQIKNWISNSRVPALILAGGLAFAACNSAEQKVPMDWQSYSQDATIENKVDSLLSLMTLEEKIGQMTQFAGQGAVTGPEIGDEFKAYLEKGLVGSMFNVFGAKGLRQLQEQAMEKSRLRIPILFAADVIHGYETTFPMPLAESCSWDLELMEESARIAAEEATAAGISWTFAPMVDISRDARWGRVMEGAGEDPYFGSLVAKARVRGFQGIENYQDFAKPNTMLACTKHFAAYGAAEAGRDYNTVDISERTLREVYLPPYQATLEAGVATFMTAFNEVEGVPSTGNKYLYTDILREEWGFRGMVVTDYTAINEMMAHGYAVDLAQAAERAANAGIDMDMNGAAYAENLKGLVASGQVSETTINRAAARVLELKFLLGLFDDPFRYMDEERERTVIGKPEFLEAAHRGAQRSMVLLKNENNILPLAKDQAKKVALIGPMIQERMSLNGEWAIRGDRNKSVTLFEGLTQKYKGSKVKFNYAKGCDLLGQEGTKGFAEALRVARQSDVIIFGGGEDFNWSGEAASRTEIKLPAPQQDLLKALKKLGKPIVLVAVNGRPLNLSWEDENVDAILEAWYPGTMAGHAVADILSGDYNPSAKLTMTFPRNVGQIPIYYNHKNTGRPLDPNNWADYKSSYLDVPNSPLYPFGHGLSYTSYAYSDLEISQSSFAKGGKITASVKVKNTGKYDGEEIVQLYIHDQVASVTRPVKELKGFQKVRLKKGEEQTVKFEIDESTITFLGLDKQPTVEAGTFDLWIGASSADEQNHIQFTYQ, from the coding sequence ATGCAGATTAAAAATTGGATCAGCAACAGTAGAGTACCTGCCTTGATTTTGGCTGGTGGATTGGCATTTGCCGCCTGTAACTCCGCAGAACAAAAAGTACCAATGGACTGGCAGAGCTACAGCCAGGATGCAACCATTGAAAATAAAGTGGATTCCTTGCTCTCATTAATGACGCTCGAAGAGAAAATTGGTCAGATGACTCAATTCGCCGGGCAGGGAGCAGTTACCGGTCCGGAAATTGGCGACGAATTCAAAGCCTACCTCGAAAAAGGACTGGTTGGTTCGATGTTCAATGTTTTCGGTGCCAAAGGACTTCGCCAGTTGCAGGAGCAGGCGATGGAAAAATCACGCTTGCGTATTCCTATCCTTTTTGCTGCTGATGTGATTCACGGTTATGAAACCACCTTCCCAATGCCATTGGCAGAATCTTGTTCATGGGATTTGGAACTGATGGAAGAGTCGGCGAGAATTGCTGCCGAAGAAGCGACTGCCGCAGGAATCAGCTGGACTTTCGCCCCTATGGTGGACATTAGCCGTGATGCCCGTTGGGGACGTGTGATGGAAGGTGCCGGAGAAGATCCTTATTTCGGTTCTTTGGTTGCCAAAGCGCGTGTTCGTGGTTTTCAGGGTATTGAAAACTACCAGGATTTTGCCAAGCCAAATACCATGTTGGCCTGTACAAAGCACTTTGCGGCCTATGGTGCTGCTGAAGCTGGTCGTGATTACAACACAGTGGATATTTCAGAGCGTACCCTGAGAGAGGTTTACCTACCGCCATATCAAGCAACATTGGAAGCAGGCGTAGCCACTTTCATGACTGCTTTTAATGAAGTGGAAGGTGTACCAAGTACTGGAAATAAATATTTGTACACGGATATCCTTCGTGAAGAGTGGGGATTCCGTGGTATGGTGGTAACCGACTATACGGCCATTAATGAGATGATGGCGCACGGTTATGCGGTGGATCTTGCACAGGCAGCAGAAAGAGCAGCCAACGCAGGTATTGACATGGACATGAACGGGGCGGCCTATGCGGAAAACCTTAAAGGATTGGTGGCTTCAGGGCAAGTATCAGAAACGACCATTAACCGTGCAGCAGCGCGTGTGTTGGAGCTGAAATTCTTGCTTGGCTTGTTCGATGATCCTTTCAGATATATGGATGAAGAACGCGAACGTACTGTAATTGGTAAGCCTGAATTTTTGGAGGCTGCCCACCGTGGTGCGCAACGTTCGATGGTATTGCTGAAAAACGAAAATAATATCCTGCCTTTGGCTAAAGATCAGGCTAAAAAAGTAGCATTGATCGGCCCAATGATTCAGGAGCGCATGAGCCTTAATGGCGAGTGGGCGATTAGAGGCGACAGAAACAAGTCGGTAACGCTTTTTGAAGGACTGACACAGAAATACAAAGGCAGCAAGGTGAAGTTTAACTACGCCAAAGGGTGTGATCTTTTGGGGCAGGAAGGCACCAAAGGTTTTGCAGAGGCATTGCGCGTGGCTCGTCAGTCTGACGTGATTATTTTCGGTGGTGGTGAGGACTTCAACTGGTCTGGTGAAGCTGCTTCCCGTACAGAAATCAAATTGCCTGCACCACAGCAAGACTTACTCAAAGCACTGAAAAAATTGGGTAAACCAATCGTATTGGTAGCGGTAAATGGCCGTCCGTTGAACCTTTCCTGGGAAGATGAAAATGTAGATGCCATTCTTGAAGCCTGGTACCCAGGAACGATGGCCGGACACGCCGTAGCGGATATTCTTTCAGGGGACTACAACCCATCAGCAAAACTGACGATGACATTCCCTCGAAATGTAGGACAGATTCCAATTTATTACAACCATAAAAACACTGGTCGTCCTTTGGATCCTAACAATTGGGCAGATTACAAATCCTCTTACCTGGATGTGCCTAACTCACCGCTGTATCCTTTCGGTCACGGTTTGTCTTACACTTCTTATGCTTACAGCGATTTGGAAATCAGCCAGAGCAGCTTTGCTAAAGGTGGAAAAATTACCGCTTCAGTAAAAGTGAAAAACACCGGAAAATACGATGGCGAAGAGATTGTACAATTGTACATCCACGATCAGGTAGCCTCGGTAACTCGCCCTGTAAAAGAGCTGAAAGGCTTTCAGAAGGTGCGCCTGAAAAAAGGAGAAGAGCAAACGGTGAAATTCGAGATCGACGAATCAACGATCACCTTCCTTGGTTTGGACAAACAGCCAACCGTTGAAGCTGGAACTTTCGACCTTTGGATCGGGGCAAGTTCTGCAGATGAGCAAAACCATATTCAGTTTACATATCAATAA
- a CDS encoding RagB/SusD family nutrient uptake outer membrane protein yields the protein MNIKYKFIAVLLAVMSLSSCNNWLDIVQEGVVPSDEIDFTDPSQMYGPVSGVYAEARAKMTQWEMWPMLVVRGDEVTKGGGSDADQMDFLHIENFNYGAVKNFWALNNAWEALYTVVNTSYYNEDLLNRFVEHLTTDEQLAQAEAYRGEIVFHRAMAYFFIHRLWGEIPLVDPENVNNGFLPKSTIANVRAHIHELLDFAIDVLPESQSEHQGAVTKYTAMTLKAKLALTEMDYASVLTLTDQIINSGAYSLVPQADYYDLFKIDGKLASESVYEFQFSDFGNGDGPQIYGDAWFQHQGPRGNPAPIEGWGFVILEPEYLEFLNTRNNGNRDEERWNLAVLESGATTPSGDHIAEFDPEYMEGKAHYNGKAYTPKDQMTPGRPNYGANNNIRVFRYVDVLLMNAEAKVVNGGDAATPLNMVRNRVGLSSIASPTLDDILNERRAELSVEWGDRFNDLVRTDRASSVLEGFVKGEHEYLPVPLRQEDLNPELGKPAV from the coding sequence ATGAATATAAAATATAAATTCATCGCTGTGCTTTTGGCGGTTATGTCCTTAAGCTCATGTAACAACTGGTTGGATATTGTTCAGGAGGGGGTTGTTCCTTCTGATGAAATTGACTTCACGGATCCTTCGCAAATGTATGGCCCTGTTTCAGGGGTTTATGCTGAAGCCCGAGCAAAAATGACCCAATGGGAAATGTGGCCGATGTTGGTCGTTCGTGGAGATGAAGTGACCAAAGGTGGGGGTAGTGATGCCGATCAAATGGATTTCCTTCACATTGAGAACTTCAACTATGGCGCAGTAAAAAACTTCTGGGCACTGAACAACGCCTGGGAAGCACTTTATACGGTCGTGAATACTTCTTATTACAATGAAGATTTGCTGAATCGCTTTGTGGAGCACCTGACCACCGACGAGCAGCTCGCACAGGCAGAAGCTTACCGTGGGGAGATCGTTTTCCACCGTGCAATGGCTTATTTCTTCATCCACCGACTTTGGGGAGAAATTCCATTGGTAGATCCTGAGAATGTCAACAACGGATTCCTGCCAAAATCAACCATCGCCAATGTGCGTGCGCATATTCACGAATTGCTTGATTTTGCGATTGATGTGCTTCCAGAATCACAGTCAGAGCACCAGGGGGCAGTAACAAAATACACAGCCATGACCCTGAAAGCGAAATTGGCTTTGACAGAAATGGATTACGCTTCAGTATTGACACTGACAGACCAGATCATCAATTCTGGCGCTTACAGTTTGGTACCACAGGCAGATTATTACGACCTGTTTAAAATCGATGGTAAGCTTGCTTCGGAATCAGTATATGAATTCCAGTTCTCGGATTTCGGTAATGGCGATGGCCCACAGATTTATGGCGACGCCTGGTTCCAGCATCAGGGACCTCGAGGAAATCCTGCACCAATTGAAGGCTGGGGATTTGTGATTTTGGAGCCTGAATATTTGGAATTCCTGAACACCCGAAACAACGGAAACCGTGATGAAGAGCGTTGGAACCTTGCTGTTTTGGAGTCTGGAGCAACAACACCTTCAGGAGACCATATTGCAGAGTTTGACCCAGAATACATGGAAGGAAAAGCCCACTATAATGGCAAGGCTTATACACCAAAAGATCAGATGACTCCTGGTCGTCCGAACTACGGCGCCAACAACAACATCCGTGTTTTCCGCTATGTTGATGTGCTTTTGATGAATGCCGAAGCTAAGGTGGTTAATGGTGGCGATGCCGCGACGCCTTTGAATATGGTACGTAACCGTGTGGGACTTTCAAGCATTGCAAGCCCAACACTCGATGATATTTTAAATGAACGACGCGCTGAATTATCAGTGGAATGGGGTGACCGTTTCAATGATTTGGTACGTACCGACCGTGCCTCATCGGTATTGGAAGGCTTCGTAAAAGGCGAGCACGAATATTTGCCTGTTCCATTGCGTCAGGAGGATTTGAACCCTGAATTAGGGAAACCAGCAGTTTAA
- a CDS encoding TonB-dependent receptor — translation MLKHLLCFFLMLGSMTAFGQSGFTVSGTVKDTDGSELPGVSVIVKGTTHGTSTDFNGEFSLSNVKENETLVFSFIGMKPQEFLVGNQTSFEVSLDADVSSLEEVVVIGYGTSKSKDLTAPIASVDNKELKSMAVASPVNAIQGKVAGVNIVSNGAPGEGPSMQIRGIGSVNGNNPLYVVDGMQVTDINWVNPNDIESMSILKDASASAIYGMRASGGVVIITTKSGHKNEKMRFSYDGFYGTQQVTQRLEMANSAQYADFMRASNNPDLISHVDASMERYGSTPDGNPLMSTDWYNELIKAAPIQSHNISLNGGNEKSTYAIGLGYFNQGGIVNEGQGDYERISLKTNFKQTVSESFTFGLNMTLTTEDKMLDDNRAFFQAYVNSPLYPAFDETLGDDQAYPRKFANPHNIGYDTYYTNPLGVAYYHGNNRQQSVRVLPNLYAELKPFKSDKISFRSSISMDYRNERGSYYTPEYQIGNTIQPINTLTKVQHWTYNMNWDNYATYEDTFGKHNVKVMVGTSTIEENWRSNSLTAQGVQDPNYIHTGDESTITGSDGGERFRMFGYFTRASYNYDGRYLITGMIRRDGSSKYQEKWGTFPSVGLGWVASEENFFKDWNQSTIDHLKFRASFGELGNAQGSANNGFASIANGGLGQSGIFGGATLVPGMIQDGIYSFLTWERTREINIGFETKAFDYRLNMEADYFNRQTLDMVIMPPQPNGLKPTMQNAGNMTNSGIELALNWSDQVGDFSYSVGGNLTKLGNEVTYLGGAPYIQTGSAEFPQMLKPGEAAFSFYGWEVDGVYQNQQEIDDCPIAQENGLKPGDFRYKDLNGDGVIDEDDRTNLGAPNPDYYYGFNFNLGYKGISLSANFMGAQGGSVFNRKRADINKHARNNIDANMANNLWTGEGTSNTYPSAEGMFNTWNNGRLNSFFIEDASFFRLQNIRLTYALPSSVMESLKMTGASVYVNVDRPYTWFNTNGFTPEVPGGIDEQTYPIPAVFSLGVNLSF, via the coding sequence ATGCTTAAACATTTACTATGTTTTTTTCTGATGCTTGGAAGCATGACCGCCTTTGGGCAGTCTGGTTTTACAGTATCTGGAACGGTCAAGGATACCGACGGTTCAGAGCTTCCTGGTGTGAGTGTGATTGTGAAAGGCACAACCCACGGAACATCAACCGACTTTAATGGGGAGTTCTCTCTCTCTAATGTGAAAGAGAATGAAACCCTTGTTTTTTCCTTCATCGGGATGAAGCCACAGGAATTTTTGGTAGGTAACCAAACTTCTTTTGAGGTTTCGCTTGACGCCGATGTAAGCAGCCTTGAAGAGGTTGTTGTGATTGGTTATGGTACTTCAAAATCCAAAGACCTTACTGCACCGATTGCGAGTGTAGATAACAAGGAGTTGAAATCCATGGCAGTAGCTTCGCCCGTGAATGCGATTCAGGGTAAAGTTGCCGGGGTAAACATTGTTTCCAATGGTGCACCGGGTGAAGGCCCATCAATGCAGATTCGTGGTATCGGATCGGTGAACGGAAACAACCCATTGTATGTAGTGGACGGTATGCAGGTAACGGATATCAACTGGGTAAACCCGAATGATATTGAGTCGATGAGTATTTTGAAAGATGCTTCGGCTTCTGCGATTTACGGTATGCGTGCATCGGGTGGTGTAGTGATTATCACCACAAAATCAGGGCACAAAAATGAGAAAATGAGATTCTCTTACGATGGTTTCTATGGTACACAGCAGGTTACCCAGCGTTTGGAGATGGCCAATTCGGCACAATATGCTGATTTCATGCGTGCATCCAACAATCCTGATCTTATCTCTCATGTAGATGCTTCTATGGAGCGTTACGGAAGCACACCTGATGGCAACCCATTGATGTCGACGGACTGGTATAATGAATTGATTAAAGCAGCGCCAATCCAAAGCCACAATATTTCCCTGAACGGTGGAAACGAGAAATCTACTTATGCGATTGGTCTGGGTTATTTCAACCAGGGCGGAATCGTGAACGAAGGGCAGGGCGACTACGAGCGTATTTCCCTGAAAACAAACTTCAAGCAAACGGTTTCTGAGTCATTCACCTTTGGTTTGAACATGACTTTAACCACCGAGGATAAAATGCTGGACGATAACCGTGCCTTCTTTCAGGCTTATGTGAACAGCCCACTTTATCCTGCTTTTGATGAAACTCTTGGCGATGATCAGGCTTACCCTCGTAAGTTTGCCAACCCTCACAACATTGGTTATGATACTTATTATACCAACCCATTGGGTGTAGCATATTACCACGGAAACAACAGACAACAAAGTGTGCGTGTTTTGCCTAACCTATATGCGGAGCTTAAGCCATTCAAATCGGATAAAATTTCTTTCCGAAGCAGCATCAGCATGGATTACCGCAACGAACGTGGTAGCTACTATACACCAGAATATCAAATTGGAAATACCATACAGCCGATCAACACTTTAACAAAAGTGCAGCACTGGACTTACAATATGAACTGGGATAATTATGCCACTTACGAGGACACCTTCGGGAAGCATAATGTAAAAGTGATGGTCGGTACTTCAACTATTGAGGAAAACTGGCGATCAAACAGCCTGACTGCTCAGGGCGTTCAGGACCCTAATTATATCCATACTGGTGACGAATCAACCATTACAGGTTCTGATGGCGGTGAGCGTTTCCGTATGTTCGGTTACTTTACACGTGCTTCCTACAACTACGATGGCCGTTACCTGATCACAGGTATGATTCGTCGTGACGGTAGCTCAAAATACCAGGAAAAATGGGGAACCTTCCCTTCAGTAGGTTTGGGTTGGGTAGCTTCTGAGGAGAACTTCTTCAAAGACTGGAACCAATCGACGATCGATCATTTGAAATTCCGTGCTTCATTCGGTGAGCTGGGTAATGCGCAGGGAAGTGCCAACAATGGTTTTGCATCTATCGCCAATGGTGGTTTGGGACAATCAGGAATCTTCGGTGGTGCTACTTTGGTACCAGGGATGATTCAGGATGGTATTTATTCATTCCTGACCTGGGAACGTACCCGTGAGATTAACATTGGTTTTGAGACCAAAGCTTTTGATTACCGATTGAACATGGAAGCCGATTACTTCAACCGCCAGACTTTGGACATGGTAATTATGCCTCCTCAGCCAAACGGTTTGAAGCCTACAATGCAAAATGCAGGTAACATGACCAATAGCGGTATTGAATTGGCCTTGAATTGGTCGGATCAGGTGGGTGATTTCTCTTACAGCGTAGGAGGTAACCTGACCAAACTGGGCAATGAAGTTACTTATCTTGGTGGCGCACCTTACATTCAAACGGGGTCTGCAGAATTTCCTCAGATGTTGAAGCCAGGCGAGGCTGCATTCAGTTTCTATGGCTGGGAAGTAGATGGTGTTTACCAAAATCAGCAAGAGATTGACGACTGTCCGATTGCACAGGAAAACGGATTGAAACCTGGTGATTTCCGCTATAAAGATTTGAATGGTGACGGTGTAATTGATGAGGATGACCGTACCAATTTGGGCGCTCCAAACCCAGATTACTACTATGGATTCAACTTCAACCTTGGTTACAAAGGCATCAGCCTTTCGGCCAACTTCATGGGTGCACAAGGCGGATCGGTTTTCAATAGAAAGCGTGCGGATATTAACAAACATGCCCGTAACAACATCGACGCCAACATGGCCAACAACCTTTGGACTGGCGAAGGAACTTCAAACACTTATCCTTCAGCAGAAGGGATGTTCAATACCTGGAATAATGGTCGCTTGAACAGTTTCTTCATCGAAGATGCTTCTTTCTTCCGCCTTCAAAATATCCGCTTGACTTATGCTTTGCCAAGCAGCGTAATGGAGTCACTGAAGATGACAGGCGCATCGGTTTACGTGAATGTGGATCGCCCTTACACTTGGTTCAATACCAATGGCTTTACGCCAGAAGTACCAGGTGGTATCGATGAGCAGACGTATCCAATTCCTGCAGTATTCTCTTTGGGAGTAAACTTGTCTTTCTAA
- a CDS encoding triple tyrosine motif-containing protein, with translation MRFLVLIFILLSQTAALANHHIDQMGLMSPKITVFSKTDYQAENQNWDIDQSDQGTVYIANTLGLLQYDGEDWQLYETRNMLRSVHCKADTIYVGGNEMMGYFLEKDLASGFHPLTRISTDIWKIYSLGERVIFQAFNRIYFVDAEGHIGFERIKDGSTTTYSYPIGQEIYYQKNHGELLSSNLDGLQQSLSADGALDNYQVTFIEKLGADKMLLATQDHGLFYFSNGQATPIDNQLNELLKKLRINKVLRIGAQQYAFGTMSGGVIIGDLKGHISQQINTQKGLPNNRVHGLMYRDDLLWICTDNGIALLDLDAPIYFYHDQNHQLGSVYDIAYFEGYYYVGSNQGLFYFKPQQNPINTTIHKVEGSDGQVWNLSLIGEDLLCGHNTGTYTIKNHQMKKISDVAGGYQFLESKAHPGMLYQSTYHSVAVYKKIRQQWVFQKSLEHLSGVTRDLAELPDGRIVVTGFSKKANVITLNETGDAIVKMQDLMHQKALRKAHHLRVFSRGNHVLVSSKDTAISFPADPATDEADASLLSGISYFSPKIDHYRLISKNKNLSLFDEQDNSIIELPYYIQVLGQQFIHNYEQVSVLPNNQFGLSLSEGFAILDLRSLLSYRQKTKRTQITAVTFSDDRSGERLPRENYSAVPYKFNTFEVRFSAFNFSDAATYQYKLVGYHDKWQNNGNANEYKIQNLPVGTYSFKVRNTADGRISKIDFRIRPPFYWSKYAIGIYVILQLMLIFSGMRWYKVKLKKQKMEALKKERSRLNKLRTLNNERMLELEAKQLKVEIDDKTKELSKLLLESEKKKEVIESVKHEISNIREQNRFVQKKDIDRLDRIIDKNFDEKKDWLVFESAFSETHAYFFKKLKTKHPRLTDEDLRLCAYIKVNLTTKELASIFNITHRSMELKRYRLKKKMELPKEVDLKTYIFSI, from the coding sequence ATGAGATTTTTAGTCCTAATATTCATCCTGCTGAGTCAAACTGCTGCCTTGGCCAATCATCATATCGATCAAATGGGTTTGATGAGCCCAAAAATTACCGTATTCTCCAAAACAGACTATCAGGCAGAAAACCAAAACTGGGACATTGACCAATCGGATCAGGGGACAGTCTATATTGCCAATACCCTGGGTTTACTTCAATATGATGGTGAGGACTGGCAGCTTTATGAAACCCGAAATATGCTTCGGTCGGTGCATTGTAAAGCAGATACCATTTATGTAGGGGGGAATGAAATGATGGGCTATTTTCTGGAAAAAGATCTTGCTTCGGGTTTTCATCCTTTAACAAGAATAAGCACTGACATCTGGAAAATTTACAGCCTGGGGGAGCGGGTCATTTTTCAGGCCTTCAACCGCATCTATTTCGTCGATGCTGAAGGCCATATCGGCTTTGAACGTATAAAAGATGGCAGCACGACCACCTATAGTTACCCCATAGGTCAGGAGATTTATTATCAGAAAAATCACGGTGAATTACTGAGCAGTAATCTTGACGGTTTGCAGCAGTCATTATCCGCCGATGGTGCTTTGGACAACTATCAGGTTACCTTTATCGAAAAATTAGGGGCTGATAAAATGTTGCTGGCAACGCAGGATCATGGCTTATTCTATTTTTCCAATGGACAGGCCACCCCTATTGACAATCAGCTGAATGAACTGCTGAAAAAACTCAGAATCAATAAAGTCCTCCGCATTGGTGCGCAGCAATATGCCTTTGGAACCATGTCGGGCGGCGTAATTATTGGCGATCTGAAAGGACACATCAGTCAGCAGATCAACACCCAAAAAGGGCTGCCCAACAATCGGGTGCATGGCCTAATGTACCGAGATGATCTATTGTGGATCTGTACCGATAATGGTATTGCCCTGCTCGACCTTGACGCCCCGATCTATTTTTACCACGATCAGAACCACCAACTCGGTAGCGTATATGATATTGCCTATTTTGAAGGGTATTATTATGTAGGCTCCAATCAGGGGTTGTTCTATTTTAAGCCTCAACAAAACCCCATCAACACCACTATTCATAAGGTTGAGGGTTCTGATGGGCAAGTATGGAACTTGTCGCTCATCGGGGAAGACCTTTTGTGCGGACACAACACGGGCACCTATACCATCAAAAATCACCAGATGAAAAAAATCTCTGATGTTGCTGGTGGTTATCAGTTTTTAGAGAGCAAGGCACACCCTGGCATGCTTTACCAAAGCACCTATCATAGTGTGGCGGTTTATAAGAAAATCAGGCAGCAATGGGTTTTTCAGAAAAGCCTGGAGCACCTCTCGGGCGTAACGCGCGACCTGGCCGAACTACCTGACGGAAGAATTGTTGTGACGGGTTTCAGTAAAAAGGCCAACGTGATCACGCTGAATGAAACAGGAGATGCGATTGTTAAAATGCAAGACCTGATGCACCAGAAGGCATTGCGTAAAGCGCATCACCTTCGGGTATTTTCTCGGGGCAACCATGTACTGGTATCGAGCAAAGACACCGCCATCTCCTTCCCTGCCGACCCAGCTACCGACGAGGCCGATGCTTCTTTATTGAGTGGTATTTCCTATTTTTCGCCAAAGATTGATCATTACCGACTGATCAGTAAAAATAAAAATCTTTCGCTTTTCGATGAACAGGACAATAGTATAATTGAACTGCCGTACTACATTCAAGTGCTGGGGCAGCAGTTCATTCATAACTATGAGCAGGTCAGTGTATTGCCCAACAATCAGTTTGGTTTAAGCCTGAGTGAGGGCTTTGCCATTTTAGATCTTCGCAGCCTGCTTTCATATCGCCAAAAAACCAAAAGGACACAAATTACAGCAGTAACTTTTAGTGATGACCGCAGTGGCGAGCGCCTGCCTCGGGAGAATTATTCAGCGGTGCCCTATAAGTTCAACACTTTTGAGGTGCGTTTTTCCGCCTTTAATTTCAGCGACGCCGCCACCTATCAGTACAAGCTTGTGGGCTACCATGATAAATGGCAAAACAACGGAAATGCCAACGAATACAAAATCCAAAACCTGCCCGTAGGCACTTACAGCTTTAAGGTGCGCAATACAGCCGATGGTAGAATCAGCAAAATAGATTTCCGTATTCGTCCGCCATTTTACTGGTCGAAATATGCGATCGGTATCTATGTGATTTTACAATTGATGCTCATATTCAGCGGTATGAGATGGTATAAAGTCAAGCTGAAAAAGCAAAAAATGGAAGCCCTGAAGAAAGAGCGGTCAAGGCTCAATAAGCTGCGGACGCTCAACAACGAACGCATGCTTGAACTCGAGGCCAAGCAGCTTAAAGTGGAAATTGATGATAAAACCAAGGAACTATCCAAGCTGCTGCTGGAAAGTGAGAAAAAGAAAGAAGTGATAGAATCTGTGAAGCATGAGATCAGTAATATTCGGGAGCAAAATCGCTTTGTTCAGAAAAAAGACATTGACCGCCTCGACCGAATTATCGATAAAAATTTCGATGAGAAAAAAGACTGGCTCGTATTTGAGTCCGCCTTCTCAGAAACCCATGCCTATTTTTTCAAAAAACTGAAAACCAAACATCCCCGCCTGACGGATGAGGATTTGCGTCTCTGCGCCTATATTAAGGTGAACTTGACCACCAAAGAGCTGGCCTCAATTTTTAATATTACCCACAGAAGCATGGAGCTCAAACGCTACCGCCTGAAAAAGAAAATGGAACTGCCTAAGGAAGTGGATCTTAAAACTTATATTTTCTCCATTTAA